A genomic window from Terrisporobacter glycolicus ATCC 14880 = DSM 1288 includes:
- a CDS encoding alpha/beta hydrolase → MKKIKKIIITLSLVLLIGCLGVSSLVGIFFYNLAVNANYSKDIVYADHNGDKLRDDEKWLEKESNYTESYIESNDNLNLHAYTINQNNNTDKWAIVVHGYGGSGKLMSVKAKYFYEMGYNVLIPDLRSHGRSEGDYIGMGWDDRLDIISWINFIIQNNSNSKIVLHGTSMGAATVLMASGEDLPPNVKAIISDCAYTSVWDEFSYELETYLNVPTSYVLNVTNIITKLRAGYSFKEASAIDAVKKSTVPILYIHGDSDKFVPYSMMDKLYNATKSPKEKLTIEGAEHANSDLISPYLYWLTINDFVEKYIP, encoded by the coding sequence ATGAAAAAAATTAAGAAAATAATAATAACCCTTTCGCTTGTACTCTTGATTGGATGCCTAGGGGTTAGTTCTTTGGTAGGAATATTCTTTTATAATTTAGCAGTAAATGCAAATTATTCAAAAGATATAGTTTATGCAGATCATAACGGGGATAAACTACGAGATGATGAAAAATGGCTTGAAAAAGAGTCTAATTATACCGAGAGTTATATTGAATCAAATGATAATTTAAATTTACATGCTTATACAATAAATCAAAATAATAATACTGATAAATGGGCGATTGTTGTTCATGGTTATGGTGGTAGCGGTAAATTAATGAGTGTTAAAGCAAAATACTTTTATGAAATGGGATATAATGTGTTAATTCCAGACCTAAGAAGTCATGGAAGGAGTGAAGGTGATTATATTGGAATGGGTTGGGACGATAGACTAGATATAATAAGTTGGATTAACTTTATAATTCAAAATAATTCAAATTCTAAAATAGTTCTTCATGGTACTTCTATGGGTGCTGCCACGGTTTTAATGGCTTCAGGAGAGGATTTACCTCCTAATGTGAAGGCTATTATATCTGATTGTGCTTATACTTCCGTTTGGGATGAATTTAGTTATGAATTAGAAACTTATTTAAACGTACCGACATCTTATGTCCTAAATGTTACTAATATTATTACTAAATTAAGAGCTGGATATTCTTTTAAAGAAGCTTCCGCCATAGATGCAGTAAAAAAGTCTACTGTGCCCATTCTTTATATTCATGGTGATAGTGATAAATTTGTTCCTTATTCTATGATGGACAAGTTATATAATGCCACTAAATCTCCAAAGGAAAAATTAACTATTGAAGGTGCTGAGCATGCAAATTCAGATTTAATTTCACCTTATCTTTATTGGCTTACAATAAATGATTTTGTAGAAAAATATATTCCTTAA
- a CDS encoding NUDIX hydrolase: MDLRRKIENYLPCNCEEEKDKEIMIKYINTFDDVLTRNNEIGHFTSSCWIVNKDKTKVLMIYHNIYDSWSWTGGHADGDGDLLYVSLKEAKEETGLKNVTPLSEEIFSLEVLGVDGHMKKGKYVASHMHLNVTYLLCADENEMTHIKADENSGVKWFDLDEAVEASNETYMKKIYGKLNKKLKDLK, from the coding sequence ATGGATTTAAGAAGAAAAATAGAAAATTATCTACCATGCAACTGTGAAGAAGAAAAAGACAAGGAAATAATGATAAAATATATTAATACTTTTGATGACGTGCTTACTAGGAATAATGAGATAGGTCATTTTACTTCATCTTGTTGGATAGTAAACAAAGATAAAACAAAAGTACTGATGATTTATCATAACATTTATGACTCATGGTCATGGACTGGTGGACATGCTGATGGTGATGGTGATTTACTTTATGTTTCGTTGAAAGAAGCAAAAGAAGAAACTGGGCTTAAAAATGTAACACCTTTATCTGAGGAAATTTTTTCTTTAGAAGTTCTTGGAGTAGATGGTCATATGAAAAAAGGTAAATACGTGGCATCTCATATGCATCTAAATGTTACTTATTTACTTTGTGCTGATGAAAATGAAATGACACACATTAAAGCCGATGAAAATAGTGGAGTCAAATGGTTTGACTTAGATGAAGCAGTTGAAGCTAGTAATGAGACCTATATGAAAAAGATCTATGGCAAACTTAATAAGAAGCTAAAAGATTTAAAATAG
- a CDS encoding ABC transporter ATP-binding protein, whose product MRKMNLVEVKNLKKYFTQGIGILKRDIKEVKAVDDVSFNIKKGETLGLVGESGCGKSTLGRTLIRLYEVTDGEILFDGEDISKKNEKELKSFRKRIQTIFQDPYASLNPNMMVKDIIKEPLDIHTDYCNKEKEAIVYEMLEKVGLSRDCARKYPHEFSGGQRQRIGIARALSVKPDFVFCDEPISALDVSIQAQVINLLEDLQKEFDVTYLFIAHDLSMVRHISDRVCVMYLGKIVEIGNSEDIYINPKHPYTKALLSSIPSIDNERMEEILEGDVPNPINPPSGCSFRTRCKLCEEICTKEEPKAKIYENNQIVYCHLM is encoded by the coding sequence ATGAGAAAAATGAATTTGGTAGAAGTTAAGAATTTAAAAAAATACTTCACTCAAGGTATTGGAATCTTGAAAAGAGATATTAAAGAAGTTAAAGCAGTAGATGATGTAAGTTTTAATATAAAAAAAGGAGAAACTTTAGGATTAGTTGGAGAGAGTGGGTGTGGTAAATCCACTTTAGGAAGAACTTTAATAAGGCTTTATGAAGTAACAGATGGAGAAATATTATTTGATGGAGAAGATATAAGCAAAAAGAACGAAAAAGAATTAAAATCTTTCAGAAAAAGAATTCAAACTATTTTTCAAGATCCTTATGCTTCATTAAACCCAAATATGATGGTAAAAGATATAATAAAAGAGCCTCTTGATATCCATACAGACTATTGTAATAAAGAAAAAGAAGCAATTGTTTATGAAATGCTAGAAAAGGTAGGTCTATCTAGAGACTGTGCTAGAAAGTATCCCCATGAATTTAGTGGGGGGCAAAGGCAAAGAATTGGTATAGCAAGAGCATTATCAGTTAAGCCAGATTTTGTTTTTTGTGATGAACCTATTTCAGCATTAGATGTATCTATACAAGCTCAAGTTATTAATTTACTAGAAGATTTACAAAAGGAATTTGATGTAACCTATCTTTTTATTGCACATGATTTATCTATGGTTAGACATATTTCAGATAGAGTATGTGTCATGTACCTAGGTAAAATTGTAGAAATTGGTAATAGTGAGGATATATATATAAATCCTAAACATCCTTATACTAAAGCCTTGCTTAGTAGTATACCATCTATTGATAATGAAAGAATGGAAGAGATATTGGAGGGTGATGTTCCTAATCCAATAAATCCTCCCTCTGGATGTAGCTTTAGAACTAGATGCAAATTATGCGAAGAAATATGTACAAAAGAAGAGCCAAAGGCAAAAATATATGAAAATAATCAGATAGTTTATTGCCACTTAATGTAA
- a CDS encoding ABC transporter substrate-binding protein: protein MKITSKLLALGLAGTMLLSVGCSSKGGSSEGSNITSMSIVAGGDAVNLNPLYANDRVSMTVMNSLFNPLYVVNEKGEKTFYLAESVNPSDDFLTYTVKLKPNLKWHDGEALTADDLIFTMDSILDEKQAAISRGKFVIEDKAVEVKKIDDTTVEFKLPGVSTSFESMLGDIRIIPKHIYKDEKDLAKSEKNSKPIGNGAYKFKEYKTGELITLERFDEYYGEKGNLETVTYRVIADSNSANMALQNGEVQAKYVQPDEVADVEGKGNVDIVAFDEGMVDNLVFMQDVNKTLKDAKVRQALSYAINKDEIITAAYKSEEYAEKAYSLFASSTMSYTNDVEKYEQDKEKSKKLLKEAGASDLKLKLAYSTHKSQQEKIALVIQSNLKEVGVEVELKPMEKSAFYGELWDGKNASFDLALNGYVMGSEPAEYASIFVSGGSDNIAGYSNKKIDKKFKEALKETDETKRSDLYKEIQKTLAEDAALYPICYSKSIVAVDKNYDVTEANLVPIFMFRDLNGIKVKN from the coding sequence ATGAAAATAACAAGTAAATTATTAGCATTAGGTCTTGCAGGAACAATGCTTTTATCAGTTGGGTGTTCCAGTAAGGGAGGTTCATCCGAAGGCTCTAACATAACATCAATGAGCATAGTAGCAGGTGGTGATGCAGTTAATTTAAATCCGCTTTATGCAAATGATAGAGTTTCTATGACAGTGATGAATTCTTTATTTAATCCATTATACGTGGTAAATGAGAAGGGTGAGAAAACGTTTTATTTAGCGGAGAGTGTTAATCCATCAGACGACTTTTTAACTTACACAGTAAAATTGAAGCCTAATTTAAAATGGCATGATGGAGAAGCTTTAACAGCAGACGATTTAATATTTACAATGGACAGTATATTAGATGAAAAACAAGCGGCAATAAGTAGGGGAAAATTTGTTATAGAAGATAAAGCCGTAGAAGTAAAAAAAATAGATGATACTACAGTGGAATTTAAATTACCGGGAGTATCTACTTCATTTGAAAGTATGTTAGGAGATATAAGAATAATACCTAAGCATATTTATAAAGATGAAAAAGATTTGGCAAAAAGTGAGAAAAATAGTAAGCCAATAGGTAATGGTGCATATAAATTTAAAGAATATAAAACTGGAGAGTTAATAACTCTAGAAAGATTTGATGAATACTATGGAGAAAAAGGCAATCTAGAAACTGTTACTTATAGAGTTATAGCTGATTCTAACTCTGCAAACATGGCACTTCAAAATGGAGAAGTACAAGCTAAATATGTTCAACCAGATGAAGTTGCAGATGTTGAAGGCAAAGGAAATGTTGACATAGTTGCATTTGACGAAGGAATGGTAGACAACCTTGTATTTATGCAAGATGTAAATAAAACTTTAAAAGATGCTAAAGTAAGACAAGCTTTATCCTATGCTATAAATAAAGATGAAATAATTACTGCAGCATATAAATCAGAAGAATACGCAGAAAAAGCTTATTCATTATTTGCATCAAGTACAATGTCATATACTAATGATGTAGAAAAGTATGAACAAGATAAAGAAAAATCTAAAAAGTTATTAAAAGAAGCTGGAGCAAGTGACTTAAAATTAAAGTTAGCTTACAGCACTCATAAGAGTCAACAAGAAAAAATAGCTTTAGTTATACAAAGCAACTTAAAAGAAGTTGGAGTAGAAGTAGAATTGAAACCTATGGAGAAAAGTGCATTCTATGGTGAGTTATGGGATGGAAAAAATGCAAGTTTTGATTTAGCTTTAAATGGTTATGTAATGGGAAGTGAACCAGCTGAATATGCATCAATATTTGTAAGCGGCGGAAGTGATAATATTGCTGGTTATTCTAACAAAAAAATTGATAAGAAATTCAAAGAAGCTTTAAAAGAAACTGACGAAACAAAAAGATCTGACTTATATAAAGAAATACAAAAAACTTTAGCTGAGGATGCTGCACTTTATCCAATTTGTTACTCTAAATCTATAGTAGCAGTAGACAAAAACTATGATGTAACAGAGGCTAATTTAGTTCCTATATTTATGTTTAGAGATTTAAATGGCATAAAAGTAAAAAACTAA
- a CDS encoding ABC transporter ATP-binding protein, translating into METMNKEEMISFKNINKKFNEKVVFKDFNIDFYKNQINCIIGKSGCGKSTLLNIISGIIPNDKDDFETIEKYGVSYIFQDDRLIDWLTVGENISLVVKKLYNKKTYEELCDKYLDLVGIKEYKNYYPQMLSGGLRQRVNIARAFIYPSKIIIMDEPFKSIDVINKEIIMNNFKQILEIEERTVLFVTHDIEEAILLSDKIYVFGNSPIEIKKVFTSRQITKEEIYNAI; encoded by the coding sequence ATGGAGACGATGAATAAAGAAGAAATGATATCATTTAAAAATATAAATAAAAAATTTAATGAAAAAGTTGTATTTAAAGATTTTAATATAGATTTTTATAAAAATCAAATTAATTGTATTATTGGGAAATCAGGATGTGGCAAAAGTACACTACTAAATATAATTAGCGGAATAATACCTAATGATAAAGATGATTTTGAAACAATAGAAAAGTATGGTGTAAGTTATATATTTCAAGATGATAGGCTAATTGACTGGTTAACAGTAGGTGAGAATATTAGCCTTGTAGTAAAAAAACTTTATAATAAAAAAACGTATGAAGAGCTATGTGATAAATATCTGGATTTAGTAGGAATAAAAGAATATAAAAATTACTATCCTCAAATGTTAAGTGGAGGGCTTAGACAAAGGGTGAATATTGCAAGAGCTTTTATTTACCCATCAAAAATCATTATAATGGATGAGCCTTTTAAATCTATTGATGTTATTAATAAAGAAATAATAATGAATAATTTCAAACAAATATTAGAAATAGAAGAAAGAACAGTATTATTTGTAACTCACGATATAGAAGAAGCAATTTTATTGTCGGATAAAATTTATGTATTTGGAAATTCACCAATCGAGATTAAAAAAGTATTTACGAGTAGGCAAATTACAAAGGAAGAAATATATAATGCAATTTAG
- a CDS encoding ABC transporter permease, producing MVERLKNNFKDNKLAIMALAIIGILCIACILAFLSPFDPNKIDPVNGLKSPGGGNIFGTDNMGRDYFTRSLYGGRVSLTVGFLSMLISTAFGTIVGTISGYFGGKIDGFITRFIDILMCIPTFFLILVINSYLGSGIQNIIFVIGFLGWMSIARVVRAETLSVKEREYILYAKSVGQSHFNIIFKHIIPSILPTIIVASSINIASAILMESSLSFLGLGVQQPNASWGSMLKDAQAYLGQAPYMAMFPGMFILLTVLSFNLIGDTLRSTFEAKANDR from the coding sequence ATGGTAGAAAGATTAAAAAATAATTTCAAAGATAATAAATTAGCCATAATGGCCCTTGCTATTATAGGAATATTATGTATTGCTTGTATACTAGCATTCTTAAGTCCTTTTGATCCAAATAAAATAGATCCAGTTAATGGACTTAAATCACCTGGTGGAGGTAATATATTTGGAACTGATAATATGGGAAGAGACTATTTTACAAGGTCTTTATATGGAGGAAGAGTTTCTTTAACAGTAGGTTTTTTATCTATGTTAATTTCTACAGCATTTGGCACAATTGTAGGAACTATAAGTGGTTACTTTGGTGGAAAAATAGATGGTTTTATAACTAGATTTATAGATATATTAATGTGTATACCAACATTTTTCTTGATTCTAGTGATAAATTCATACTTAGGGTCTGGTATCCAAAATATAATTTTTGTAATTGGATTTTTAGGATGGATGAGCATTGCTAGAGTAGTAAGGGCTGAAACTTTATCAGTTAAAGAAAGAGAATATATATTGTATGCAAAGTCTGTAGGCCAAAGTCATTTTAATATTATTTTTAAACACATAATACCGAGTATACTTCCTACTATAATCGTTGCATCTAGTATCAATATAGCAAGTGCAATACTTATGGAATCATCTCTTAGTTTCTTAGGTTTAGGAGTACAGCAACCAAATGCATCTTGGGGTAGTATGTTAAAGGATGCACAAGCTTACTTAGGACAAGCACCATATATGGCAATGTTCCCAGGTATGTTTATATTATTAACAGTGCTAAGTTTTAACTTGATTGGTGATACTTTAAGATCAACATTTGAGGCTAAGGCAAATGATAGGTAG
- a CDS encoding ABC transporter permease — protein MSQFTTNNKMKLFQDKNKIQVALSCIILLFLWEIIALKINNDIYLPTLGQVFISIKEIVLEDRFILDVFSTISRCILSFVMALAVAFVLGIISYSFNIFKNFLTPITSLASSIPNMVLIVLTLIWFNKESAPYIVVFIMVFPVLYDAVLGSMKNIDKGILEMADLYKISRKDKILKIYLPAIKFSLISILSSTISLGFKIVIAGEVYGQPLYGIGAMIQSEKVNFNTTAIFAWIIIIVTISSLLNLTEKLLLRRAFVWRR, from the coding sequence ATGAGTCAATTTACCACAAATAATAAAATGAAATTATTTCAAGATAAAAATAAAATACAGGTAGCTCTTTCGTGTATTATTTTGTTATTTTTATGGGAGATAATAGCTCTTAAAATAAATAATGATATATACTTACCTACATTGGGACAAGTTTTTATAAGTATAAAAGAAATTGTACTAGAAGATAGATTTATTTTAGATGTATTTTCAACTATATCAAGGTGCATATTAAGTTTTGTTATGGCATTAGCTGTAGCATTTGTTTTAGGAATAATTTCTTATAGCTTTAATATATTTAAAAATTTTTTAACACCTATAACATCTTTAGCTAGCTCGATACCTAACATGGTTTTAATAGTTTTAACATTAATATGGTTTAATAAAGAAAGTGCTCCATATATTGTTGTATTCATTATGGTATTTCCAGTTTTATATGATGCAGTTTTAGGATCTATGAAAAATATAGACAAGGGAATTTTAGAAATGGCTGACTTATATAAAATTAGTAGAAAAGATAAAATATTAAAAATATACCTGCCGGCAATAAAGTTTTCTCTAATATCAATTTTATCATCGACTATTTCTCTTGGATTTAAAATTGTAATAGCAGGAGAAGTTTATGGACAACCTTTATATGGAATAGGGGCAATGATTCAAAGTGAGAAAGTGAACTTTAATACTACAGCTATTTTTGCCTGGATAATAATTATTGTAACAATCTCATCCTTATTAAATCTTACAGAAAAATTATTGCTAAGGAGAGCTTTTGTATGGAGACGATGA
- a CDS encoding ABC transporter ATP-binding protein, with product MNNILEVKNLKTSFFTKQGEVQAVRKVSFNIGRKEIVGLVGESGSGKSITSKSIMGLISSPGKVVGGEILFGGRDLAKLNESEMRKIRGNEISMIFQDSMTALNPLIKVGKQISEVLMRHQKVNKNEARKKAIDLLRMVGIPSPEVRVDNYPHEFSGGMRQRVCIAMAMSSSPKLLIADEPTTALDVTIQAQILRLIKNLNKENESSTILITHDLGVVYNTCDKVIVMYGGQIMETGTVKEIFESPKHPYTIGLLKSIPKSNSYEKERLVPIQGSPPNLLNPPSGCPFYDRCDKKDDICKKTIETNVLSKTHKVNCAKLSEDEKNEFGRS from the coding sequence ATGAATAATATACTAGAAGTAAAAAACTTAAAAACGTCTTTCTTTACAAAACAAGGTGAAGTACAAGCCGTAAGAAAAGTAAGTTTTAATATAGGAAGAAAAGAAATTGTAGGGTTAGTTGGGGAAAGTGGTAGTGGAAAGAGTATAACTTCAAAATCCATAATGGGTCTAATAAGTAGCCCAGGAAAAGTAGTGGGCGGAGAAATACTATTTGGAGGTAGAGACTTAGCTAAGTTAAATGAAAGTGAAATGAGAAAAATAAGAGGAAATGAAATTTCTATGATTTTTCAAGATTCAATGACAGCTTTAAACCCACTTATAAAAGTAGGCAAACAAATAAGTGAAGTACTAATGAGACACCAAAAAGTTAACAAAAATGAAGCTAGAAAAAAGGCAATAGATTTACTTAGAATGGTAGGAATACCATCACCAGAAGTAAGGGTTGATAATTATCCACATGAATTTAGTGGAGGTATGAGACAAAGAGTCTGTATAGCTATGGCTATGAGTTCATCACCTAAATTGTTAATAGCAGATGAACCTACTACAGCATTAGATGTGACCATACAAGCACAGATTTTAAGGTTAATTAAAAATCTGAACAAAGAAAATGAAAGCTCAACTATTTTAATAACTCATGACCTTGGAGTAGTCTATAATACTTGTGACAAAGTTATAGTAATGTACGGTGGACAAATTATGGAAACTGGAACAGTGAAGGAAATATTTGAAAGCCCTAAACATCCGTATACCATAGGTCTTTTAAAGTCTATACCAAAGAGTAACTCATATGAAAAAGAAAGACTAGTTCCAATTCAAGGCTCACCACCTAATTTGCTTAATCCACCAAGTGGATGTCCTTTCTATGATAGATGTGATAAGAAAGATGATATTTGTAAAAAAACTATTGAAACAAATGTATTAAGTAAAACACATAAAGTAAATTGTGCAAAATTAAGCGAGGATGAGAAAAATGAATTTGGTAGAAGTTAA
- a CDS encoding aminopeptidase P family protein, with product MINDRISKLRSVMKEKGIFAYIIPSADYHQSEYVGEFFKGRQFISGFTGSAGTVVITPEKAILWTDGRYFLQAEKELSTSCVELYKMGEENVPTTFEYIENEVPEDSKIGFDGRAISAAMGAGLETSLTKKNITISYEGDLLDEVWEDRPALSDEKAFLLDVKYSGEDFTSKIARVRKAMQDTGATTHILTSLDDIAWLFNIRGGDVKYNPVVLSYAVVTLDKAILFVDENKLNGEIKASFGEEVVEIKGYFEIDEFVKTIEKEEVVLVDSNKINYTILKNIPEGVKVLNAINPSTIFKAEKNEVEIANTKQAHIRDGVAVTKFMYWLKNNIGKIEITEISAADKMTELRKEQGQFIEPSFASIAGYAANGAIVHYSANEESNTTLEPKGLFLLDSGGQYFDGTTDITRTFALGELTEEEKSNFTSVARAMIRLSGAKFLYGANGYYLDILARGIMWEQGLNYNHGTGHGIGHVLNVHEAPNGFRCDNRNLATLEEGMITTNEPGFYKAGSHGIRLENEMLCKKGVKNEYGQFMEFESITIAPIDLDAIDVDLMKEDDKAYLNEYHKMVFDTVSPFLTTEEVEWLKGYTRAI from the coding sequence ATGATTAATGACAGAATTTCAAAATTAAGAAGTGTTATGAAAGAAAAAGGCATATTTGCTTACATAATTCCATCAGCAGATTATCATCAAAGTGAGTATGTTGGGGAATTCTTCAAAGGAAGACAATTTATATCAGGATTTACTGGTTCAGCTGGTACAGTAGTAATAACTCCAGAAAAAGCTATACTTTGGACAGATGGAAGATATTTCTTACAAGCTGAAAAAGAATTATCAACTTCTTGTGTTGAACTTTACAAAATGGGAGAAGAAAACGTTCCTACAACTTTTGAATACATAGAAAATGAAGTTCCAGAAGATTCTAAAATAGGATTTGACGGAAGAGCTATAAGTGCAGCTATGGGAGCTGGATTAGAAACTAGTTTAACTAAGAAAAATATAACTATATCTTATGAAGGTGACTTATTAGACGAAGTATGGGAAGATAGACCAGCTTTATCTGATGAAAAAGCATTTTTATTAGATGTTAAATATAGTGGAGAAGATTTCACAAGTAAAATAGCTAGAGTTAGAAAAGCTATGCAAGACACTGGAGCAACAACTCACATATTAACAAGCTTAGATGATATAGCTTGGTTATTTAATATAAGGGGTGGGGATGTTAAGTACAATCCAGTTGTACTTTCTTATGCAGTAGTTACTTTAGACAAAGCTATATTATTTGTTGATGAAAATAAATTAAATGGTGAAATAAAAGCAAGCTTTGGTGAAGAAGTAGTTGAAATAAAAGGATACTTCGAAATAGATGAGTTTGTTAAAACTATAGAAAAAGAAGAAGTAGTTTTAGTTGATAGCAACAAAATAAACTACACAATATTAAAAAATATACCAGAAGGTGTTAAGGTATTAAATGCTATAAACCCTTCTACTATATTCAAAGCAGAGAAAAACGAAGTTGAAATAGCAAACACTAAACAAGCTCATATAAGAGATGGTGTTGCTGTAACTAAGTTTATGTACTGGTTAAAAAATAATATAGGAAAAATAGAAATAACTGAAATAAGTGCAGCAGATAAAATGACTGAACTTAGAAAAGAACAAGGACAATTTATAGAACCAAGTTTCGCATCTATAGCAGGATACGCTGCTAATGGAGCTATAGTTCACTACAGTGCTAATGAGGAAAGTAATACTACTTTAGAGCCAAAAGGATTATTTTTATTAGATTCAGGTGGACAATATTTCGATGGAACAACTGATATAACTAGAACTTTTGCTTTAGGAGAACTTACTGAAGAAGAAAAATCTAACTTTACATCAGTTGCTAGAGCTATGATTAGATTATCTGGAGCTAAATTCCTATATGGTGCAAATGGATACTATTTAGATATATTAGCTAGAGGAATCATGTGGGAACAAGGACTTAATTACAACCACGGTACAGGTCATGGGATAGGTCATGTACTAAACGTTCACGAAGCGCCAAATGGATTCAGATGTGACAACAGAAACTTAGCTACATTGGAAGAAGGTATGATAACGACTAATGAGCCAGGATTCTACAAAGCTGGTTCTCATGGAATAAGATTAGAAAATGAAATGCTTTGCAAAAAAGGCGTTAAAAACGAATATGGTCAATTCATGGAATTTGAATCAATAACAATAGCTCCAATAGATTTAGATGCAATAGATGTTGATCTTATGAAAGAAGATGACAAAGCATACTTAAATGAATATCACAAAATGGTATTTGATACAGTTAGTCCATTCTTAACTACTGAAGAAGTTGAGTGGTTAAAAGGATACACTAGAGCTATATAG
- a CDS encoding ABC transporter permease: MKNKIVKRLLGLIPMLFFISLVSFLLMQMAPGDPLQAYITPQMNPDDIERIRVSMGLDQPIIVQYFKWLINAVQGNLGYSLISHRPVFQVIMERLPSTLLITVTALVLSILVAIPVGLVSGYKKDSIVDKVLNVISYLGISIPSFWFAMMLIYTFSLKLGLLPSVGMRTVGVENTVDLLKHMIMPVIILSYYNICVFTRYIRSSTISQLREDYVLTQRAYGATTKDILFKHVFKNTLLPVITIFAMSLPQLVTGAFITETIFGWPGMGQLGINSIFGYDYPVVMGITMFSSLILIIGNLIADILYELIDPRIKA, from the coding sequence ATGAAAAATAAAATTGTAAAAAGATTATTGGGATTAATACCAATGTTATTTTTTATATCATTAGTGTCATTTTTATTAATGCAAATGGCACCGGGAGACCCGCTTCAAGCATATATAACACCACAAATGAATCCTGATGATATAGAAAGAATAAGAGTAAGTATGGGATTGGACCAACCAATTATAGTCCAATACTTTAAATGGCTAATAAACGCAGTACAGGGTAATTTAGGATATTCTTTAATAAGTCATAGACCAGTTTTTCAAGTGATTATGGAAAGACTTCCAAGTACACTCTTAATCACAGTTACAGCATTAGTATTGTCAATATTAGTTGCTATACCAGTTGGGCTTGTGTCAGGATATAAAAAAGATTCCATTGTAGATAAGGTATTAAATGTAATTTCATATTTAGGAATATCAATACCAAGTTTTTGGTTCGCCATGATGCTTATATATACTTTTTCGTTAAAATTAGGCTTATTACCTAGTGTTGGCATGAGAACTGTAGGGGTAGAAAATACTGTAGACCTACTTAAACACATGATAATGCCGGTAATTATTCTTAGCTATTATAATATTTGTGTATTTACTAGATATATAAGGTCCAGTACTATTAGTCAACTTAGAGAGGACTACGTACTTACGCAAAGAGCTTATGGTGCAACTACTAAAGATATATTATTTAAGCATGTATTTAAAAATACTTTATTACCTGTTATAACAATATTTGCAATGTCACTTCCACAACTTGTAACAGGAGCTTTTATAACAGAGACAATTTTTGGATGGCCTGGAATGGGACAATTAGGGATAAACTCAATTTTTGGATATGATTATCCTGTTGTTATGGGAATAACTATGTTTTCCTCTCTAATATTAATAATCGGAAACTTAATTGCGGATATATTATATGAGTTAATAGATCCAAGAATTAAAGCATAA